A window of Patagioenas fasciata isolate bPatFas1 chromosome 27, bPatFas1.hap1, whole genome shotgun sequence genomic DNA:
TGTGGGGTGGGGGTCCTGTGCCTCTCGGGGAGGGGGCCACACTGGTCCTTTGGGTGTGGGGGGTCCCACGGGGCCAGTGAGTGGGTGCAGGGTGGGTGCCCCGCTCTGGCTGCGGGGTGGGTGTTTGTGTGGTGGGGGTGCTGCCCGTGGGGTGCGTGTCCCAGCCAGGGTCGGGGTGACACATGCGGTGAGCTGTGACCCGCAGGGCAAGCGTGGCCCGCGAGCTGAGCCGTGACACATGGGACAAGCCGTGACACGTGGGGCAGGTGTGACACACGGGGCGAGCGTGACCTGTGGCACCAGTGCCACGGGCCCCTGCcgtcccctgccagcccctgcctgctCAGCCCCAGGCCCGGGCGTACCGGTGCCGGTGCGTCCGCCGTTCGCCCTCGTCCACCGCAGCGCGTGCGGTCCCGCTGGCACGTGGGGTGACAAACCTGGGGCAGGACGAGGCCGTCGGTGTGACGCTGGCCCCGGCACCGCTGTGGGTGGTCACCAACCTCCAGGGCACCCAAACTCAGCCCTCAGACCCATATCCAGCGCCAGGGCCTGCGGCGGGGCTGGGCCACGGGCACCCCTTCGGCCGAATATTTGGGCTGGTTCCGGTGCCTGCCTTCCCCTCCCAGCGGGGCGGGCGGCCTCTCCCCCTGCaccctttcctcccctttcccagcCCTCCGCGCAGATGCAGCGCATTCCTGGGGCCGTGGGCTGGGTGCCGTTCCTCAGGAGCCTGTGCCCAAACTTGCAGAAaatagttgctttttttttccccctttctctccccctcccctttCTCCTCCGGGGCTCGGTGCTCCCGCCACATGGCTGTGCCGGCATTGGGGGCTTCTGGGGGGCTGTGGCCTTTGTCCCCCCACCATGAGGCTGTTGTGTGTGTGGTTCTGTGCCCGTGTCCCCACCTCCCCGCGTGGGCCGgcgcaggggctgcgctgtgcgtGGGGGTGCGTGGGAAGAGCTGAAGGGGGCCGGTTTCTGGGGGTGCGGGGGCTGTGagcgggggggggtgtgtgtgttagAAGGGGATGATGCTCCCCTTGGCGCAGGGGTTGGGGTGTGTGTTCTGGGGGGTGTGTTTGTCCCCAGCCGTGGGTCACACGTGTCGGGGCGGCTGTGAAGAGCTCTGACCTGCCCGCAGGCCCCCGCTGCCGCCCGCAGCCGGACGGATGGCGGCCGGCCCAGCCCCGGCCCGCGGTGAAGTGCCGGCAGCGGCCGCGCCGAGGGCCGGCTGAGGACGGGCCCTGTGCCGCGCGGACCCTCCCTCGCTCCGGGCACGGCCGCGTTCCGCCTCGCCGCCGTCATGAACGGGCTGTCCGtcagccagctctgctgcctcttctgctgcCCGCCCTGCCCCAGCCGCATCGCCGCCAAGCTGGCCTTCCTGCCGCCGGAGCCCACCTACGCCGTGGTGCCCGAGCCGGAGCCCgtgggcagcaccagcaccagctcccTGCGCGGCGGTGCCGCGGGCCGCTGGAAGCTGCACTTGAAGGACCGGGCGGATTTCCAGTACTCCCAGCGGGAGCTGGACAACATCGAGGTGTTCGTCACCAAAAGCAGCCGAGGGAACCGTGTCGGCTGCATGTACGTCCGCTGCGTGCCCGGCGCCAGGTGAGTCGCCCGCGGACGTGCCGGCCCGGCGCTGCTGCGGGCGGGTGGACCCTCGTGCTGGGCTGGCGGCCGCGGTGCCGtcctgtcccctcccctccctcagcCGAGTGCCACCTCCCTGTCCCGGCCTGACCTGGCGCTCGCTGCAGCCGCGGCTGTGCCGCGGGGTTTGGAGGGATCCCGTGGGACGGCGAGCTCGGCTCCCAGGACCGGTCTGGCTTGTGGCTGCAGCCGGGAACTGGGTTAAATAGGGAGCAGAGACAAAGCCGAAGgctgtggggatgtggggattcCCCCGGCTGTCCCACAGATCCCCCCGATGTCACACCAGGATGTAACGCCCCAGTTGTGAACCAAACATCTGTGTGAGGCGCTTGGTGAGCACTGGGGCTCTGTGCTGGCCACTTGTCCTTGTCCCCGGTCCCATGGTGACCATGGGGATGGCCCTGTGCTGGCCAGGAGACACCCGCGGTGAACTGGGTCTGCATGTTTAATGTGATTTCCTGGCGCATTTGATTCCTCAAGAGCGATGGGAGCAAAAGCCAGGGGGAGTTTAGGCACAACCCGCTGCTGGTCGCTGCTGCGGGTCCGTAAACTGGGAAACAGGAGGAGGGCGCTGGGGTGTGGGACAGAGACCCCCGACCTGTGTCTGGGTgtgtggggacaggaggggactgCGCAGCTGTTCCCTCAGCTGGTGCCACGGTGTGGGGGTTTGTGTCGCTCCTCCCTCCCTCCGGCAGAATAGAGCCAAGCTGCCATTGATGCGCTATTAGTGTTAATTTTTATGATTAACATTGTTTTTCCCCTTATGGTGGAAATTTCTTGTGCCTTGTCACTCCCACAATTCACTTCTCTCCCAGCGTCTGGTGTCTTGCCAGActcaggggagaaaaaaacccgCTGTCAGAATTCTTACTTAAAATCCCCATTGGGCaaacagccccaaatcctgagctTTTTACCAAAAATAGACTAAAAACCTTGAACAGAATCATCCAGCCCTTGGGCTGCCCGGATCTGCTGGGTGCGAGGCCCTGGCCCTGGGTGGTGACGGGGGTCTGGTTGTCCCTGGGGTTGGACCGGGGTGTCGTGGGGAGGTGGCCAGAGGGTTGtctgccctgccctggcacatTGGTCCCCGAGCTGCTGGTGGCACCGCAGCCGAGTCCCCGTGAACCCACCGTGCCCGTCTCCCGGTGCTGCAGGTACACGGTGCTCTTCTCGCACGGCAACGCCGTGGACCTGGGGCAGATGAGCAGCTTCTACATCGGGCTGGGCACCCGCATCAACTGCAACATCTTCTCCTACGACTACTCGGGCTACGGCGTGAGCACGGGCAAGCCCTCGGAGAGGAACCTCTACTCCGACATCGACGCCGCGTGGCAGGCGCTGCGGACGCGGTgagcggggcggcgggagggAGCGTCCAGGAAAACCCCGGCAAACAGGAAATATCCAGAGAGGGAACCTGGGGCCGCTCGGAGCGGGAATGGGCGGCCgggaagcagctgcaggaggagcagggggacCCAGAGGGCCAGGGGAGCCGCGGGGTGTGACCCGCTTGGGGACGCTGGCACAAGCTGTGCTCCTGGTCGGGCTGTTCCCCCGCTGTGGCCAGAGCAGGGTGACCCCCCTGGGCGATGTGGCGCTGGTGCTTGGGTGCTGAGctgccttctccttccccaggTACGGGATCAGCCCCGAGAACATTATTTTATATGGACAAAGCATCGGCACAGTGCCCACGGTTGACCTGGCCTCCCGCTACGAGTGCGCTGCCATCGTGCTCCACTCCCCGCTCACCTCCGGCATGAGAGTCGCTTTCCCTGAGACCAAGAAGACCTACTGGTTCGATGCCTTCCCCAAGTGAGTGGCCTGCGAAGGGAGCGGGACAGGGCTTGGCTCTGCAGGGGCAGcgccagctcagccctgccctggACGCCAGCCCTGGCCACGAAGAGGGGCTGTGGGACAACTAGACCTGTTGCCCATGACAGGCTTAAACGTGCCCATCTGCATCCTCCTGCCTTGCGTTTGGTCCCCTCTGGGGAATCGTAAATCCCACCGGAGtcactgtgtcccctcctgaggtcTGTGCCATGTGTGTaccccatgtcccctggtggTGTCACCTCCCCGCCATCCTGACCCAGTGTCCCATTAGCTTTGGGGCTGTGCCACCAGCCTCTTCTCAGGGGGTCCCTGGGACCCCTTTTTCCCCAGAGGGAAATTTGTTGGGCTTCTTTCCCCCTCTGCAGAGGCCAGGGGCAGCACTGAGGGGGCACGAGCTCTTGCTTCGCCTGTtccttgcagccaggccagtgggGCCTGAGGGACAGTCCCCAGGGACGGTCCCTGAGGCGGAAGCCGTGGCTGGGAGCCACCAGCCCACGCTCTGTGTCCCGATGGCCTCGCGCGGCCTTTGGGGCCGGGCTGAGAACAACCGAGCTTCCACTCCTCAAAGCCCGGCCCAGCTGATCCCGGCTCGGGGAGGGCCTGGGCTCACGCTGTCCTGCCGAggttccccagggccattgtcaCCGCTGGCTGGTCCTCGTCTGTCACGCTGGGGGAGATGTTGTCCTGGAGCTCGTCATTGGCGAAGCTCCCTGTCCCCAAGCTCTGCTGTGACCAAAGGGCATTCCTGGTCCCTCTCCCCAAGGAGCtgtgttttggggggcaggaggaaTGGGGGTGCCTCAGTCCCTATACtcacccctccctctcctctctccccccccacCTTCTTGGCAGCATCGAGAAGATCTCCAAAATCACCTCTCCTGTCCTCATCATCCACGGCACGGAGGACGAAGTCATCGACTTCTCCCACGGCCTGGCGCTCTTCGAACGCTGCCCCAAGGCCGTGGAGCCGCTGTGGGTGGACGGGGCTGGGCACAATGACATTGAACTCTACAGCCAGTACCTCGAGCGCCTTCGGAAGTTCATCTCCCAGGAGCTGGCCAGCCAACGCAACTAGCGGGGGGCCGGGCAGGGGCTTTCCGCTCACCTCTCCGCTTCTCCCGGTGTCTCTCCCCGGTCTCTGCTGCTGGAGGTGCAGCGAGTTTGTGCAGCCTCAGCCCCAGGCTCAGCAGAGGGCAGGGGGCCGTGGAGCGACCGGTGCGTTTCCTCTTGGGCACGGCACAACTGTCCCCCCCGATCGCGGTGTCGGCCCTGGCGCTGCCGGCACCACCGGCCGGGCTGGTGAGAGATGGcagctccctccttcccccctccccagaaAGACGAGAGCCCACCCTCTTGATGGCGAATCCTTGGCTTCGGACGTGTCCTCGTCCCCTCTCCTAAACCAGCGAAGCCCGGAATTCCCCCTGGCTGCTCTGACTACAGCAATAAGGCGAGTTGGAGGGGGCTGGGGGTCCGGCCCCCTCCCTGGCAGCGCTGTGGGGCAGGACAGAGGTGGCGGTTCCTGCTCTGCACGGAGCTTTCCCGGGAGCGGCTCTGGCGGCTGCGGGTGCCTGGTGGTTGTCCCGTGGCTCGAGCAGAGCCGCGTCCCCAAGGGGAGGTTGGGGATACGCGGAGGAGCTGCCCCCGTCCCACCCCCAGCCGGCCCTGCTCGACATCCTCAGAGCCCCCATGTTCAGGTCGCCCCTGGAAACGTCTCCGTGCCGCTCGCTCGGGACACGGGGCGAGGAAGCCGAGCACCCAATAAAGAGCAGCGGTTGAACGTTTTGCCCGTGtgtgccctgtccctgcccccagCCCGGGGggaccagccccagccctggtggCGTCCGGCCCCTCAGCTGAGCTGCGCTTGGCCGGGTCCCCAGCGCTTGTCACCCTCAGGGACGGGGCAGCCGCGGCGCCAGCAGagggggaaggagctgttggtcCCCCGGGGCACGGCTGCAAAGGTCAGTCCCTCCCAGTCGGAGTGGCAAAGCCCCCTCTGCCCCTGGCCAGGCCCATGGGGACCCTCGTGGAGCTCCCAGGCGCTGGTCCCcgctctgtgtccctgtcaccccgtgTCGCCTCCTCCCCGGCGGGAGGCCGTGGGGCCCGGTGGCTCATGTGAGGAGCCATAATCTCCTTAGGCGGCTCCGGGGTGGCTCAGGGGCCTCGTGCTGGGGTCTGGCTGCGGCCCCACACTCAGAACCCTCCAACACGCCTGTTGtttggggctggggctgtgggggagCTGAGGTGGGGGCACAGGACCCCTGCTCCCCACACACCCCTCACGTCCCCCCAGGTGCTccagctggggagcagggacccttccttggggaggatttgggtgtGGGGGCTCTGGGTGGTCTCCCCGTTTTccggggggtgtttggaggtctGGCCTCTCCCTGAGCATTCCCCCAGCCCTCCCCCCAACGCCCGGGTGATTTTAGAGCTTTTGGGTGATTTTAGAGCCTTTGTCTCCCACGTGCGCTGGCAGCCGAAAGTCACCGCGGTCACCCAGCTCCGCTCCCCCGGCCGGCTGAGCGAGGCTGGAGCAGCCCCCAGCACCCTAATCCCGGCACAGAGACGTTTTGTTTGCA
This region includes:
- the ABHD17A gene encoding alpha/beta hydrolase domain-containing protein 17A: MNGLSVSQLCCLFCCPPCPSRIAAKLAFLPPEPTYAVVPEPEPVGSTSTSSLRGGAAGRWKLHLKDRADFQYSQRELDNIEVFVTKSSRGNRVGCMYVRCVPGARYTVLFSHGNAVDLGQMSSFYIGLGTRINCNIFSYDYSGYGVSTGKPSERNLYSDIDAAWQALRTRYGISPENIILYGQSIGTVPTVDLASRYECAAIVLHSPLTSGMRVAFPETKKTYWFDAFPNIEKISKITSPVLIIHGTEDEVIDFSHGLALFERCPKAVEPLWVDGAGHNDIELYSQYLERLRKFISQELASQRN